The Halomicronema hongdechloris C2206 genome includes a window with the following:
- the deoC gene encoding deoxyribose-phosphate aldolase, whose translation MAAPDRPNLAPFIDHTLLIPTATPDQVAHYCHEADRFGFASVCVLPVHVRQARELLQGKSPAVTTVIGFPLGANTSAVKLYEAQEATDHGASELDVVINLGWLKAGECDRIYKEMAALCEETGQCIKAILEMALLNDAELKLACELCMDAGVTFLKTSTGWQGGATVDGVRRLQAISQGRVGIKAAGGIRTPDQAYALIDAGATRLGTSRGPSILQQLSAPDE comes from the coding sequence ATGGCTGCCCCTGATCGCCCTAACTTGGCTCCCTTCATTGACCATACCCTGCTGATACCGACCGCAACCCCAGACCAAGTGGCCCACTACTGCCATGAAGCAGACCGCTTTGGCTTTGCCAGTGTCTGTGTGTTGCCAGTGCATGTGCGGCAGGCACGAGAGTTATTGCAGGGCAAATCTCCTGCCGTGACGACGGTGATTGGCTTTCCCTTAGGAGCCAATACTTCGGCGGTGAAACTCTATGAAGCCCAAGAGGCAACTGACCATGGGGCCAGTGAGCTGGACGTGGTGATCAATCTCGGCTGGCTCAAGGCCGGAGAATGCGATCGCATCTATAAAGAAATGGCCGCCCTATGCGAAGAAACCGGCCAGTGTATCAAAGCCATCCTAGAGATGGCCCTGCTTAATGACGCCGAACTCAAGCTCGCCTGCGAGCTCTGTATGGACGCCGGAGTCACCTTCCTCAAAACCAGCACTGGCTGGCAGGGCGGCGCTACGGTCGATGGTGTGCGGCGGCTGCAAGCGATCAGCCAAGGTCGTGTGGGCATCAAGGCAGCCGGTGGCATTCGCACTCCAGACCAAGCCTATGCCTTGATCGACGCCGGCGCCACCCGGCTAGGCACCTCCCGTGGTCCTAGCATTCTGCAGCAACTCAGTGCCCCAGACGAGTGA
- the recO gene encoding DNA repair protein RecO, giving the protein MSRTYKATGINLKSMPMGETDRLVTILSPQVGVIRVVAPGSRKHHSRLGGRSGLFVINELLVVKGRRLDKLTQAETVRSFPGLSQHLGKLTASQYLAELVLFQALSNQPQEDLFYLLVEHLERLETATSATVLASLVQGIFHLLAIAGVAPEVQHCCITRELMQPNLLDPTWRIGFSPTLGGIVHLDQLATVPSRSRPPTMAEGQVGYDTVDPSGSTKTIQLTALELALLQQLSQPHLRSASGAPETAPHWLWYRLERLLRQYAEYHFDRPLRSATLIDTCFGSPVDTSSVH; this is encoded by the coding sequence ATGAGTCGTACCTACAAAGCCACCGGCATCAACCTAAAATCCATGCCCATGGGGGAAACCGATCGGCTGGTCACCATCCTATCGCCCCAGGTGGGTGTTATCCGCGTGGTTGCCCCCGGTAGCCGCAAACATCACTCTCGACTGGGTGGGCGCAGTGGCTTGTTTGTCATCAACGAGCTGCTGGTGGTAAAGGGTCGCCGTCTGGATAAGCTCACCCAAGCCGAAACGGTGAGATCATTTCCAGGCCTGAGCCAGCATCTAGGCAAACTTACCGCCAGTCAATATCTGGCCGAACTCGTTCTATTTCAAGCCCTCAGCAACCAACCCCAGGAAGATCTCTTCTATCTATTGGTAGAACATCTGGAACGCCTGGAAACAGCCACCTCGGCAACCGTATTAGCTAGCCTCGTGCAAGGTATTTTCCATCTACTCGCCATCGCTGGTGTGGCCCCTGAAGTGCAACACTGCTGCATTACCCGAGAACTGATGCAGCCCAACTTGCTAGATCCCACGTGGCGTATCGGCTTTAGCCCCACCCTCGGGGGCATTGTCCACTTAGATCAGCTGGCGACCGTGCCTTCACGATCCCGACCACCCACCATGGCCGAGGGGCAAGTAGGGTATGATACGGTCGATCCCTCTGGTTCGACTAAGACCATTCAGCTGACAGCTCTGGAGCTAGCTCTGCTGCAGCAGCTGAGTCAGCCCCACCTCCGCAGCGCCAGTGGTGCCCCTGAGACCGCTCCCCACTGGCTTTGGTACCGGTTGGAGCGGTTATTGCGGCAATACGCCGAATATCATTTTGACCGGCCATTGCGGTCAGCTACGCTGATCGACACTTGCTTTGGTTCTCCTGTAGACACGTCCTCTGTTCACTAA